One region of Streptomyces capillispiralis genomic DNA includes:
- a CDS encoding multifunctional oxoglutarate decarboxylase/oxoglutarate dehydrogenase thiamine pyrophosphate-binding subunit/dihydrolipoyllysine-residue succinyltransferase subunit, translating to MSPQSPSNSSISTDTDQAGKSPAAAFGANEWLVDEIYQQYLQDPNSVDRAWWDFFADYKPGAPAASAPAGNAATAAAGTTTAQPAAPAQPAAPAQPAAAAQPAAKAPAQAPAPAPAAAPAAPAAKPAAAPAAAKPKAAPASEAKAGPEQVTLRGPSAAVAKNMDASLELPTATSVRAVPVKLLFDNRIVINNHLKRARGGKISFTHLIGYAMVQAIKAMPAMNHSFARVDGKPTLVKPEHVNLGLAIDLVKPNGDRQLVVAAIKKAETLNFFEFWQAYEDIVRRARDNKLTMDDFTGVTVSLTNPGGLGTVHSVPRLMPGQSVIMGVGAMDYPAEFQGTSQDTLNKLGISKVMTLTSTYDHRVIQGAASGEFLRQVANLLLGENGFYDEIFEALRIPYEPVRWLKDIDASHDDDVTKAARVFELIHSYRVRGHVMADTDPLEYRQRKHPDLDIVEHGLTLWDLEREFAVGGFAGKSLMKLRDILGVLRDSYCRTTGVEFMHIQDPKQRKWIQDRIERSHTKPEREEQLRILRRLNAAEAFETFLQTKYVGQKRFSLEGGESVIPLLDAVLDSAAESRLDEVVIGMAHRGRLNVLANIVGKSYAQIFREFEGNLDPKSMHGSGDVKYHLGAEGTFTGLDGEQIKVSLVANPSHLEAVDPVLEGVARAKQDIIGKGGTDFTVLPVAIHGDAAFAGQGVVAETLNMSQLRGYRTGGTVHVVINNQVGFTAAPESSRSSMYATDVARMIEAPIFHVNGDDPEAVVRVARLAFEFRQAFNKDVVIDLICYRRRGHNESDNPAFTQPLMYDLIDKKRSVRKLYTESLIGRGDITLEEAEQALQDYQGQLEKVFTEVREATSQPTSVESPDPQAEFPVAVNTAVTTEVVKRIAESQVNIPDHITVHPRLLPQLQRRAAMVEDGTIDWGMGETLAVGSLLLEGVPVRLAGQDSQRGTFGQRHAVIIDRSTGEEYTPLQYLSEEQSRYNVYNSLLSEYAAMGFEYGYSLARPDALVMWEAQFGDFVNGAQTVVDEFISSAEQKWAQTSGVVLLLPHGYEGQGPDHSSARPERFLQLCAQNNMTVAMPTSPSNYFHLLRWQVHNPHHKPLVVFTPKSMLRLKAAASKAEEFTTGQFRPVIGDASVDPAAVKKVVFCAGKVYYDLEAERQKRGATDTAIIRIERLYPLPGTELQAEIKKYPNAEKYLWAQEEPANQGAWPFIALNLIDHLDLAVGADLPHDERLRRISRPHGSSPAVGSAKRHQAEQEQLVREVFEA from the coding sequence GTGTCGCCACAGTCCCCCAGTAACTCGAGCATCTCCACCGACACCGACCAAGCGGGCAAGAGCCCCGCTGCGGCGTTCGGTGCCAACGAGTGGCTCGTCGACGAGATCTATCAGCAGTACCTCCAGGACCCGAACTCGGTGGACCGAGCCTGGTGGGACTTCTTCGCCGACTACAAGCCGGGCGCGCCTGCGGCCTCGGCTCCGGCGGGTAACGCGGCCACGGCGGCCGCGGGGACCACCACCGCTCAGCCGGCCGCTCCGGCCCAGCCGGCCGCGCCCGCGCAGCCCGCCGCCGCCGCGCAGCCCGCCGCCAAGGCCCCGGCGCAGGCTCCCGCCCCGGCCCCGGCCGCCGCGCCCGCGGCTCCCGCCGCCAAGCCGGCCGCCGCACCCGCCGCCGCCAAGCCCAAGGCAGCGCCCGCGAGCGAGGCCAAGGCCGGTCCCGAGCAGGTCACCCTGCGCGGCCCGTCCGCCGCCGTCGCGAAGAACATGGACGCCTCGCTGGAGCTGCCCACGGCCACGTCCGTGCGCGCGGTCCCGGTGAAGCTGCTGTTCGACAACCGCATCGTCATCAACAACCACCTCAAGCGGGCCCGGGGCGGGAAGATCTCCTTCACCCACCTCATCGGCTACGCGATGGTGCAGGCCATCAAGGCCATGCCGGCGATGAACCACTCGTTCGCGCGGGTGGACGGCAAGCCGACCCTGGTGAAGCCGGAGCACGTCAACCTCGGTCTGGCCATCGACCTGGTGAAGCCCAACGGCGACCGCCAGCTGGTCGTCGCGGCCATCAAGAAGGCCGAGACGCTGAACTTCTTCGAGTTCTGGCAGGCCTACGAGGACATCGTCCGTCGCGCCCGCGACAACAAGCTGACGATGGACGACTTCACCGGCGTCACGGTCTCCCTGACCAACCCCGGTGGCCTCGGCACCGTCCACTCCGTGCCGCGGCTGATGCCCGGCCAGTCGGTGATCATGGGCGTCGGCGCCATGGACTACCCGGCGGAGTTCCAGGGCACCTCCCAGGACACCCTGAACAAGCTCGGCATCTCGAAGGTCATGACCCTCACGTCGACCTACGACCACCGGGTGATCCAGGGTGCTGCCTCCGGCGAGTTCCTGCGCCAGGTCGCCAACCTGCTGCTCGGTGAGAACGGCTTCTACGACGAGATCTTCGAGGCGCTGCGCATCCCCTACGAGCCGGTCCGCTGGCTCAAGGACATCGACGCCTCGCACGACGACGACGTCACCAAGGCCGCCCGCGTCTTCGAGCTGATCCACTCCTACCGGGTCCGCGGCCACGTCATGGCCGACACCGACCCGTTGGAGTACCGCCAGCGCAAGCACCCCGACCTGGACATCGTCGAGCACGGCCTCACCCTGTGGGACCTGGAGCGCGAGTTCGCCGTCGGCGGTTTCGCCGGCAAGTCCCTGATGAAGCTGCGCGACATCCTGGGCGTGCTGCGCGACTCGTACTGCCGCACCACCGGCGTCGAGTTCATGCACATCCAGGACCCCAAGCAGCGCAAGTGGATCCAGGACCGCATCGAGCGCTCGCACACCAAGCCGGAGCGCGAGGAGCAGCTGCGCATCCTGCGCCGGCTGAACGCCGCGGAGGCGTTCGAGACCTTCCTGCAGACGAAGTACGTCGGCCAGAAGCGTTTCTCCCTGGAGGGCGGCGAGTCCGTCATCCCGCTGCTGGACGCGGTGCTGGACTCGGCCGCCGAGTCCCGCCTGGACGAGGTCGTCATCGGCATGGCCCACCGCGGCCGGCTGAACGTGCTCGCCAACATCGTCGGCAAGTCGTACGCGCAGATCTTCCGCGAGTTCGAGGGCAACCTCGACCCGAAGTCGATGCACGGCTCCGGCGACGTGAAGTACCACCTGGGCGCCGAGGGCACCTTCACCGGTCTGGACGGCGAGCAGATCAAGGTCTCCCTGGTCGCCAACCCCTCGCACCTGGAGGCGGTGGACCCGGTCCTGGAGGGCGTCGCCCGCGCCAAGCAGGACATCATCGGCAAGGGCGGCACGGACTTCACCGTCCTGCCGGTGGCGATCCACGGCGACGCGGCCTTCGCGGGCCAGGGCGTGGTGGCCGAGACCCTGAACATGTCGCAGCTGCGCGGCTACCGCACCGGCGGCACGGTCCACGTCGTCATCAACAACCAGGTCGGCTTCACCGCCGCCCCGGAGTCCTCGCGCTCCTCGATGTACGCCACCGACGTGGCCCGCATGATCGAGGCCCCGATCTTCCACGTGAACGGCGACGACCCGGAGGCGGTCGTGCGCGTCGCGCGCCTGGCCTTCGAGTTCCGCCAGGCGTTCAACAAGGACGTGGTGATCGACCTCATCTGCTACCGCCGCCGCGGTCACAACGAGTCGGACAACCCGGCCTTCACCCAGCCGCTGATGTACGACCTGATCGACAAGAAGCGCTCGGTGCGCAAGCTCTACACCGAGTCCCTCATCGGTCGCGGCGACATCACCCTGGAAGAGGCCGAGCAGGCGCTCCAGGACTACCAGGGCCAGCTGGAGAAGGTCTTCACCGAGGTCCGCGAGGCCACCTCGCAGCCCACCTCCGTGGAGTCCCCGGACCCGCAGGCCGAGTTCCCGGTCGCCGTGAACACCGCGGTGACCACGGAGGTCGTCAAGCGGATCGCCGAGTCCCAGGTGAACATCCCCGACCACATCACCGTCCACCCGCGTCTGCTGCCGCAGCTGCAGCGCCGGGCGGCGATGGTCGAGGACGGCACCATCGACTGGGGCATGGGCGAGACCCTCGCCGTCGGCTCCCTGCTGCTGGAGGGCGTGCCGGTCCGGCTGGCCGGCCAGGACTCCCAGCGCGGCACCTTCGGCCAGCGCCACGCGGTCATCATCGACCGCAGCACGGGCGAGGAGTACACGCCGCTGCAGTACCTCTCCGAGGAGCAGTCGCGGTACAACGTCTACAACTCCCTGCTGTCCGAGTACGCGGCGATGGGCTTCGAGTACGGCTACTCGCTGGCCCGCCCCGACGCGCTGGTGATGTGGGAGGCGCAGTTCGGCGACTTCGTCAACGGCGCGCAGACGGTCGTGGACGAGTTCATCTCGTCGGCGGAGCAGAAGTGGGCCCAGACCTCCGGTGTGGTCCTGCTCCTCCCCCACGGCTACGAGGGCCAGGGCCCGGACCACTCCTCGGCCCGCCCGGAGCGGTTCCTTCAGCTCTGCGCCCAGAACAACATGACGGTCGCGATGCCGACCTCGCCGTCGAACTACTTCCACCTCCTGCGGTGGCAGGTGCACAACCCGCACCACAAGCCGCTGGTCGTCTTCACCCCGAAGTCGATGCTGCGCCTGAAGGCCGCGGCCTCGAAGGCGGAGGAGTTCACCACGGGCCAGTTCCGCCCGGTCATCGGTGACGCCTCGGTCGACCCGGCCGCGGTGAAGAAGGTCGTCTTCTGCGCCGGCAAGGTCTACTACGACCTGGAGGCCGAACGGCAGAAGCGCGGTGCCACGGACACGGCGATCATCCGCATCGAGCGCCTGTACCCGCTGCCGGGTACCGAGCTCCAGGCGGAGATCAAGAAGTACCCGAACGCCGAGAAGTACCTGTGGGCCCAGGAGGAGCCGGCGAACCAGGGTGCCTGGCCGTTCATCGCGCTCAACCTGATCGACCACCTGGACCTGGCGGTCGGCGCCGACCTCCCGCACGACGAGCGTCTGCGCCGCATCTCGCGGCCGCACGGCTCGTCCCCGGCGGTCGGCTCCGCCAAGCGCCACCAGGCGGAGCAGGAGCAGCTGGTGCGTGAGGTCTTCGAGGCGTAA
- a CDS encoding DUF6104 family protein, with protein MYFTDRGIEELEKRRGEEEVTFEWLAEQLRTFVDLNPDFEVPVERLATWLARLDDEDDE; from the coding sequence ATGTACTTCACGGACCGTGGCATCGAGGAACTGGAGAAGCGGCGCGGGGAGGAGGAGGTCACCTTCGAGTGGCTGGCCGAACAGCTGCGCACGTTCGTCGACCTCAACCCCGACTTCGAGGTCCCGGTGGAACGCCTGGCGACGTGGCTGGCCCGGCTGGACGACGAGGACGACGAGTAG
- a CDS encoding DUF4097 family beta strand repeat-containing protein, producing the protein MSEWSVAEPTKLTFDEPVSELRVRVVNGTVNVVGTDEGPARLEVSAIEGPPLVVTQKDGTLTVAYDDLPWKGFLELLEPKGRLRSAVISLTVPARTRVELGVLGAGAVVSGIRGPAVLKGVAGDTTLVALSGRVRADTVSGNVEAQSVTGDLRFASVSGDLTVVDGSGPSVRADTVSGSVIVDLDPDGPTDVRLSSVSGEIAIRLPEPADAEVEANTASGAISNAFDGLRVHGQWGAHKLTGRLGAGSGRLRATTLSGSIALLRRPAGEDEPGPPDGSGDNAGTTDKKVL; encoded by the coding sequence ATGTCCGAGTGGTCCGTCGCGGAGCCCACGAAGCTCACCTTCGACGAGCCGGTGAGCGAGCTCCGCGTCCGTGTCGTCAACGGCACGGTCAATGTGGTGGGGACCGACGAGGGTCCCGCCCGGCTGGAGGTCTCCGCCATCGAGGGTCCACCCCTGGTGGTCACCCAGAAGGACGGCACCCTCACCGTCGCCTACGACGACCTGCCCTGGAAGGGCTTCCTCGAACTGCTGGAGCCCAAGGGCCGGCTCCGCAGCGCGGTGATCTCCCTGACCGTCCCGGCGCGGACCCGGGTGGAGCTGGGCGTGCTCGGCGCCGGCGCCGTCGTCTCCGGCATCCGGGGCCCCGCGGTGCTGAAGGGCGTCGCGGGTGACACCACCCTGGTCGCCCTCTCCGGCCGGGTCCGCGCGGACACGGTGTCGGGGAACGTGGAGGCGCAGTCCGTCACCGGCGACCTCCGCTTCGCCTCCGTCTCCGGCGACCTCACCGTCGTCGACGGCTCCGGCCCCTCCGTGCGGGCGGACACGGTCAGCGGGTCCGTGATCGTGGACCTCGATCCCGACGGGCCCACCGACGTCCGGCTGTCCAGCGTCTCGGGCGAGATCGCCATCCGGCTGCCCGAGCCGGCCGACGCCGAGGTCGAGGCCAACACCGCGAGCGGCGCCATCTCCAACGCCTTCGACGGCCTCCGGGTGCACGGCCAGTGGGGCGCCCACAAGCTCACCGGCCGCCTGGGCGCCGGCAGCGGCAGGCTGCGGGCCACCACCCTCTCCGGCTCCATCGCCCTGCTGCGCCGCCCGGCCGGTGAGGACGAGCCCGGACCGCCGGACGGCTCGGGAGACAATGCCGGTACGACCGACAAGAAGGTGCTCTGA
- a CDS encoding PadR family transcriptional regulator, translating to MPPVFAHGRLRLYLLKLLDEAPRHGYEVIRLLEERFQGLYAPSAGTVYPRLAKLEAEGLVTHTTEGGRKVYSITDAGRAELADRSGELADLELEIRESVAELAAEIRADVSGAAGDLRREMRAAAGRARQSRGGGASGDEEGGLGDFSVFGDSEAWRAAKEEMRRAKQEWKEQARRAKDESRRSREEAQRARRQAQEAQEEVQRIMRKVQEQVQDHFARGDWPTGLREGLGELAKEMTGFGKDFAFGRTGTGGPGRASQPSYSRTPEDFPAEYTPAWAHEDASDSTGDPARDLDRLLDRFRDDIRDAARDRGVTADQLRDARGHLSSAAARIEAILRAPKP from the coding sequence ATGCCCCCCGTCTTCGCCCACGGACGCCTCCGCCTCTATCTCCTGAAGCTGCTGGACGAGGCCCCGCGCCACGGCTACGAGGTGATCCGCCTCCTGGAGGAGCGCTTCCAGGGGCTGTACGCCCCGTCGGCGGGCACGGTCTATCCGCGCCTGGCCAAGCTGGAGGCGGAGGGCCTGGTCACCCACACCACCGAGGGCGGCCGCAAGGTGTACTCCATCACGGACGCCGGCCGCGCCGAGCTCGCCGACCGCAGCGGCGAGCTGGCCGACCTGGAGCTGGAGATCCGTGAGTCGGTCGCCGAACTGGCCGCCGAGATCCGGGCCGACGTCAGCGGCGCGGCGGGCGATCTGCGCCGCGAGATGCGGGCCGCGGCCGGCCGGGCCCGCCAGTCCCGCGGCGGTGGGGCCTCCGGCGACGAGGAAGGGGGCCTCGGCGACTTCTCGGTCTTCGGCGACAGCGAGGCCTGGCGCGCCGCCAAGGAGGAGATGCGCCGCGCCAAGCAGGAGTGGAAGGAACAGGCCCGGCGCGCCAAGGACGAGAGCCGCCGCTCCCGCGAGGAGGCCCAGCGGGCCCGCCGCCAGGCCCAGGAGGCACAGGAGGAGGTGCAGCGCATCATGCGGAAGGTCCAGGAACAGGTGCAGGACCACTTCGCCCGCGGCGACTGGCCGACGGGGCTGCGCGAGGGCCTGGGCGAACTGGCCAAGGAGATGACCGGCTTCGGCAAGGACTTCGCCTTCGGCCGCACCGGCACCGGCGGACCGGGCCGCGCCTCCCAGCCGTCGTACTCCCGGACGCCCGAGGACTTCCCCGCCGAGTACACCCCGGCCTGGGCCCATGAGGACGCCTCCGACTCCACCGGTGACCCGGCCCGCGACCTGGACCGTCTGCTGGACCGCTTCCGGGACGACATCCGCGACGCGGCCCGCGACCGGGGCGTCACCGCCGACCAGCTCCGGGACGCCCGCGGTCATCTGTCCTCGGCGGCGGCCCGGATCGAGGCGATCCTGCGCGCGCCCAAGCCCTGA
- a CDS encoding Clp protease N-terminal domain-containing protein, which translates to MFERFTKDARDVVKGAVAHVEGVGAGTVDPEHLLLALLDREGSRASFALAALGSGEHREPVRQALREARRRAGLSRAETDALAGLGIDVPEIVARVEEVHGVGAMSGGRGGRGRRTGRGSFGKGARDVLQGALRVAVARGDRHIGDEHILLALTARPGVPAEVLADRGVTYESVTRVLYGGGEAKAG; encoded by the coding sequence ATGTTCGAGCGGTTCACCAAGGACGCCCGTGACGTGGTGAAGGGGGCGGTCGCGCACGTCGAGGGGGTGGGGGCGGGGACGGTCGACCCCGAGCACCTGCTGCTCGCCCTGCTGGACCGTGAGGGCAGCCGCGCGTCCTTCGCGCTGGCGGCCCTCGGTTCGGGCGAGCACAGGGAGCCGGTACGGCAGGCCCTGCGGGAGGCGCGGCGCCGTGCCGGTCTGTCCCGGGCCGAGACGGACGCCCTCGCCGGACTCGGGATCGACGTCCCGGAGATCGTCGCCCGGGTGGAGGAGGTCCACGGGGTCGGGGCGATGTCCGGCGGCCGCGGGGGCCGGGGCCGCCGGACGGGGCGCGGCAGCTTCGGCAAGGGTGCCAGGGACGTGCTCCAGGGGGCCCTGCGGGTCGCCGTGGCCCGGGGGGACCGGCACATCGGCGACGAGCACATCCTGCTGGCCCTCACCGCCCGCCCCGGCGTCCCCGCCGAGGTCCTCGCCGACCGCGGGGTGACCTACGAGTCCGTGACCCGGGTGCTGTACGGGGGCGGCGAGGCCAAGGCGGGCTGA
- a CDS encoding helix-turn-helix domain-containing protein: MTEATDLAERAGDRDPRVGLRAVAALRRLLERLEAVQVRNARHQGWSWQEIATELGVSRQAVHKKYGRH; encoded by the coding sequence ATGACTGAGGCAACCGACCTCGCCGAGCGGGCGGGTGACCGCGATCCACGGGTCGGCCTGCGGGCCGTCGCCGCGCTGCGCAGGCTGCTGGAGCGGCTGGAGGCCGTGCAGGTGCGCAACGCGCGCCATCAGGGCTGGTCCTGGCAGGAGATCGCCACCGAGCTCGGGGTGAGCAGGCAGGCCGTGCACAAGAAGTACGGGAGGCATTGA
- a CDS encoding zinc-binding dehydrogenase: MFAVYASRIDRDQPLTGLELGERPAPEARPGWSTVTVKAASLNHHDLWSLRGVGLAEDKLPMILGCDAAGVDEDGNEVVLHSVIGQSGHGVGPREPRSILTERYQGTFAEQVAVPTWNVLPKPKELSFEEAACLPTAWLTAYRMLFTNAGVRPGDSVLVQGAGGGVATAAIALGKAAGLRVFATSRDEAKRKRALELGAVEALESGARLPQRVDAVIETVGAATWSHSVKSLRPGGTLVISGATSGDRPSHAELTRIFFLELKVVGSTMGTKDELEDLLSFCAATGVRPVIDEVLPMDRAREGFERMESGEQFGKIVLTGP, encoded by the coding sequence ATGTTCGCCGTCTACGCCTCCCGAATCGACCGCGACCAACCGCTCACCGGTCTGGAGCTGGGCGAGCGCCCCGCGCCCGAAGCCCGGCCCGGCTGGAGCACCGTCACGGTCAAGGCCGCCTCCCTCAACCACCACGACCTCTGGTCCCTGCGGGGCGTCGGCCTCGCCGAGGACAAGCTGCCGATGATCCTCGGCTGCGACGCCGCCGGTGTCGACGAGGACGGCAACGAGGTCGTCCTGCACTCGGTGATCGGACAGAGCGGTCACGGAGTGGGGCCCCGCGAGCCCCGGTCCATCCTCACCGAGCGGTACCAGGGCACCTTCGCGGAGCAGGTCGCCGTGCCCACCTGGAACGTCCTGCCCAAGCCCAAGGAGCTCTCCTTCGAGGAGGCCGCCTGTCTGCCGACCGCGTGGCTGACGGCGTACCGGATGCTGTTCACCAACGCGGGGGTGCGGCCCGGCGACTCCGTGCTGGTGCAGGGCGCCGGGGGCGGCGTCGCCACCGCCGCCATCGCGCTCGGGAAGGCCGCGGGGCTGCGGGTCTTCGCCACCAGCCGGGACGAGGCCAAGCGGAAGCGGGCGCTGGAGCTGGGGGCGGTGGAGGCGCTGGAGTCCGGTGCGCGGCTGCCGCAGCGGGTCGACGCGGTGATCGAGACCGTGGGGGCGGCCACCTGGTCCCACTCGGTGAAGTCGCTGCGCCCCGGCGGCACGCTGGTGATCTCCGGTGCCACCAGTGGTGACCGGCCCTCGCACGCCGAGCTGACCCGCATCTTCTTCCTGGAGCTCAAGGTCGTCGGGTCGACGATGGGCACCAAGGACGAGCTGGAGGACCTGCTCTCCTTCTGCGCCGCCACCGGTGTGCGGCCCGTCATCGACGAGGTGCTGCCCATGGACCGCGCCCGTGAGGGCTTCGAACGGATGGAGTCGGGCGAGCAGTTCGGGAAGATCGTGCTCACCGGTCCCTGA
- a CDS encoding NAD(P)-dependent malic enzyme: protein MAAEIVNPRSDSESLDGHTEPESGAEPLDSFDPAFALHRGGKMAVRATVPIRDKEDLSLAYTPGVAKVCSAIAEQPDLVHDYTWKSSVVAVVTDGTAVLGLGDIGPEASLPVMEGKAILFKQFGGVDAVPIALACTDVDEIVETVVRLAPSFGGVNLEDISAPRCFEIEKRLQERLDIPVFHDDQHGTAVVTLAALRNAARLSGRPLGDLRAVISGAGAAGVAIAKMLVEAGIGDVAVADRKGVVSRDRQDLTPIKAELASFTNKAGLSGSLESALAGADVFIGVSGGTVAEEAVASMAEGAFVFAMANPDPEVRPEVAHKYAAVVATGRSDFPNQINNVLAFPGIFAGALQVRASRITEGMKLAAAEALASVVGDDLAADYVIPSPFDERVAPAVTAAVAAAARAEGVARR from the coding sequence GTGGCAGCGGAGATTGTCAATCCTCGCAGCGACAGCGAAAGCCTGGACGGTCATACGGAGCCGGAGAGCGGGGCCGAGCCCCTCGATTCCTTCGACCCGGCGTTCGCGCTGCACCGCGGGGGCAAGATGGCCGTGCGGGCCACCGTGCCGATCCGCGACAAGGAGGATCTGTCCCTGGCGTACACGCCCGGCGTCGCGAAGGTGTGCAGCGCGATCGCCGAACAGCCGGACCTCGTGCACGACTACACCTGGAAGTCGTCGGTCGTCGCCGTCGTGACGGACGGTACGGCCGTGCTCGGCCTCGGGGACATCGGTCCCGAGGCATCCCTCCCGGTGATGGAGGGCAAGGCGATCCTCTTCAAGCAGTTCGGCGGCGTGGACGCGGTCCCGATCGCGCTGGCCTGCACGGACGTGGACGAGATCGTCGAGACCGTGGTCCGTCTCGCCCCCTCCTTCGGCGGGGTGAACCTGGAGGACATCTCGGCACCCCGGTGCTTCGAGATCGAGAAGCGTCTCCAGGAGCGGCTGGACATCCCGGTCTTCCACGACGACCAGCACGGCACCGCGGTGGTGACCCTGGCCGCGCTGCGCAACGCCGCCCGGCTCAGCGGACGGCCGCTCGGCGACCTGCGGGCCGTGATCTCGGGCGCGGGCGCGGCCGGTGTGGCGATCGCCAAGATGCTGGTCGAGGCCGGCATCGGGGACGTCGCCGTGGCCGACCGCAAGGGCGTCGTCTCCCGCGACCGCCAGGACCTCACGCCGATCAAGGCGGAGCTGGCGTCGTTCACCAACAAGGCCGGTCTCTCGGGCTCGCTGGAGTCGGCGCTGGCCGGGGCCGACGTCTTCATCGGCGTCTCCGGCGGCACGGTGGCGGAGGAGGCGGTGGCGTCGATGGCCGAGGGCGCGTTCGTCTTCGCCATGGCCAACCCCGACCCGGAGGTGCGTCCCGAGGTCGCGCACAAGTACGCGGCGGTCGTGGCCACCGGGCGCTCGGACTTCCCGAACCAGATCAACAACGTGCTGGCGTTCCCGGGCATCTTCGCGGGCGCGCTGCAGGTGCGGGCCTCCCGGATCACCGAGGGGATGAAGCTGGCCGCCGCCGAGGCGCTGGCCTCGGTGGTCGGTGACGACCTCGCCGCCGACTACGTCATCCCGTCCCCGTTCGACGAGCGGGTCGCCCCCGCGGTGACCGCGGCGGTGGCCGCGGCCGCCCGGGCGGAAGGCGTCGCCCGCCGCTGA
- a CDS encoding ABC transporter substrate-binding protein yields the protein MTASTTRRTTAARSRLAAVGAIAVAGALLLTGCGDQTKDNDSGSSETSAAPLADKLPQTIRDKGVIKVGSDIAYAPVEFKDGSGKTVGIDPDLAAAMGKQLGVTFEFENGTFDTLLGGLRSDRYDIAMSAMTDTKDRQEGVDSDTGKKVGEGVDFVDYFTAGVSIYTKKGDDQGIKTWADLCGKKLVVQRGTVSHDLAKAEAEKCPAGKTITIEAFDNDQQAQTRLRAGGADAGSSDFPVAAYAVKTSGGGKDFQLVGEQVDAAPYGIAVAKGDTELRDAIKAALDAVIENGEYQKVLEKWGVTEGAVEEATINGGK from the coding sequence ATGACCGCAAGCACCACCCGTCGTACCACCGCCGCCAGGTCCCGGCTAGCAGCGGTCGGTGCGATCGCGGTCGCAGGCGCACTGCTTCTCACCGGCTGCGGTGACCAGACCAAGGACAACGACTCGGGCAGCAGCGAGACCTCCGCCGCCCCGCTGGCCGACAAGCTGCCCCAGACGATCCGCGACAAGGGCGTCATCAAGGTCGGATCCGACATCGCGTACGCACCGGTCGAGTTCAAGGACGGTTCCGGCAAGACCGTCGGCATCGACCCGGACCTCGCCGCCGCCATGGGCAAGCAGCTCGGCGTGACGTTCGAGTTCGAGAACGGCACCTTCGACACGCTGCTCGGCGGCCTGCGCTCGGACCGCTACGACATCGCCATGTCCGCGATGACCGACACCAAGGACCGCCAGGAGGGTGTCGACTCCGACACCGGCAAGAAGGTCGGCGAGGGCGTCGACTTCGTCGACTACTTCACCGCCGGTGTCTCGATCTACACCAAGAAGGGCGACGACCAGGGCATCAAGACCTGGGCCGACCTGTGCGGCAAGAAGCTGGTCGTCCAGCGCGGCACGGTCTCGCACGACCTGGCCAAGGCCGAGGCGGAGAAGTGCCCGGCCGGCAAGACGATCACCATCGAGGCCTTCGACAACGACCAGCAGGCCCAGACCCGCCTGCGCGCGGGTGGCGCCGACGCCGGCTCCTCCGACTTCCCGGTCGCCGCGTACGCCGTGAAGACCTCCGGCGGCGGCAAGGACTTCCAGCTGGTCGGCGAGCAGGTCGACGCCGCCCCGTACGGCATCGCCGTCGCCAAGGGCGACACCGAGCTGCGCGACGCCATCAAGGCCGCGCTCGACGCCGTCATCGAGAACGGCGAGTACCAGAAGGTCCTGGAGAAGTGGGGCGTCACGGAGGGCGCCGTCGAGGAAGCCACCATCAACGGCGGCAAGTGA